Proteins found in one bacterium genomic segment:
- a CDS encoding 3-isopropylmalate dehydratase large subunit translates to MGQTIIEKIFAAKSGKTSVSPGDVVWIFVDVRSARDFGGPNVVKNLEKYFPNTPVIDPERTVFTFDTVSPANNIQYAENQQKVRQFARKFGIPLYDAGHGIGSHVLIEEGWVRPGMTVVGTDSHYNIMGAIGAFGQGMGDRDIAFAFATGKVWFEVPPTVRINVEGFPKNELVTPKDFVLFMLKKFGSHGLLGRVAELYGDYIDSLSLAGRITVASMATEMALISIIIPPTKALLDELSKLSPPRWEFEPIHADLDAKYEDEITLNITELEPLIAAPYSPDNVHTVKELAGTKIDTVFIGSCTNGRFEDISAAADIISTEGIAEGITMKVVPATRRVTGELLLSSKFRALFEAGAIVSHPACAGCAQGQIGMTGTGEVQVSTGNRNFRGKQGAGQTYLASPVTAALAAAKGKLWLP, encoded by the coding sequence GTGGGGCAGACTATCATCGAGAAGATTTTCGCAGCAAAAAGCGGCAAAACCTCAGTATCCCCGGGTGATGTGGTATGGATTTTCGTAGATGTCCGCAGCGCGCGCGATTTCGGCGGTCCTAATGTCGTAAAAAATCTCGAAAAATATTTCCCCAACACCCCGGTTATCGACCCGGAGCGGACTGTTTTTACATTCGATACCGTTTCGCCGGCGAATAACATTCAATACGCAGAAAATCAGCAAAAAGTAAGACAGTTCGCGAGAAAATTTGGAATACCGCTTTACGATGCCGGACACGGAATAGGCAGCCATGTGCTTATTGAGGAGGGCTGGGTGAGACCGGGGATGACAGTCGTAGGGACCGACAGCCATTACAACATAATGGGTGCTATAGGCGCGTTCGGACAGGGAATGGGCGACAGAGATATCGCATTCGCGTTCGCGACAGGGAAAGTGTGGTTCGAGGTGCCGCCAACGGTAAGAATTAATGTTGAAGGCTTTCCGAAAAACGAACTCGTAACCCCAAAAGACTTCGTGCTATTTATGCTTAAAAAATTTGGCTCACACGGTCTTCTCGGAAGAGTGGCCGAACTTTACGGGGATTATATAGATTCCCTCTCGCTCGCAGGAAGAATAACGGTAGCATCTATGGCTACAGAGATGGCGCTTATATCCATCATAATACCCCCCACCAAAGCCCTTCTCGACGAGCTTTCCAAGCTTTCTCCGCCGAGATGGGAATTCGAGCCTATACATGCAGACCTCGATGCCAAATACGAAGACGAAATAACGCTTAATATAACTGAGCTTGAACCTCTTATAGCGGCTCCCTATTCTCCTGATAATGTTCACACTGTGAAAGAACTGGCAGGGACCAAGATAGACACTGTTTTCATTGGAAGCTGCACTAACGGTAGGTTCGAGGACATTTCCGCTGCGGCGGACATCATAAGCACTGAAGGAATAGCTGAGGGGATAACGATGAAGGTGGTTCCTGCGACGAGGCGTGTAACAGGAGAACTTCTGCTTTCAAGCAAGTTCAGGGCACTTTTTGAGGCAGGCGCTATAGTATCGCATCCAGCATGCGCAGGTTGTGCTCAGGGACAGATAGGAATGACGGGAACCGGTGAGGTGCAAGTATCGACTGGAAACCGTAACTTCAGAGGAAAGCAGGGCGCGGGACAAACATACCTTGCAAGCCCCGTAACCGCTGCATTAGCAGCAGCAAAAGGGAAATTGTGGTTGCCCTGA